Proteins encoded together in one Methanoregula sp. window:
- a CDS encoding metallophosphoesterase: MNGKLCWYALVLMLIGLFCSIPVFAAEPGEDYRAPWVTKTTTSGATINWEQEPAGAGIVEYTTADYYSRNHKFDRKITDSAVSQYHHVSLSGLEPGTNYQYHVIPSGQENVFGTRMFRTMPVSGPFTFIVISDSQEGHNYTEEKRFRYVADAVALEPDVLFILHGGDYAGHDNGSLWGKYFQVADGMLANAAIFPTIGNHEYHNASGGDNPPAAADQFHQSYEMPLNYSFDCAGVRFIILDTPDPKTADGDDPQTSLSLAMSQESWLREQLDNNLAGTFTIHHHPIWDYYNTTSNPHLQSWETLYHTYNISANFAGHTHNYQRYSVMGIPYFIVGNAGGRFGDLTSGEPTPAEYQFGETRQLGYLKVFVDPANNTATAQEIFVASVKVDDSNETPEVHNPPVVADSITFPLKRPASLPEMNPTGTPPAGRPAGSSPGMPVAVIIIVMALGIGMVIIRKIDSR, translated from the coding sequence ATGAACGGGAAGCTTTGCTGGTATGCACTGGTACTGATGCTTATCGGTCTCTTCTGCAGTATTCCCGTCTTCGCCGCAGAACCAGGGGAGGATTACCGGGCCCCGTGGGTGACAAAAACAACAACGTCCGGGGCAACCATCAACTGGGAGCAGGAACCGGCGGGAGCCGGGATCGTAGAATACACCACGGCAGATTATTACTCCCGGAATCATAAATTCGACCGTAAAATTACCGACTCCGCAGTTTCCCAGTATCACCATGTGTCACTCAGCGGGCTCGAACCCGGTACCAACTACCAGTACCATGTAATCCCTTCGGGCCAGGAGAACGTATTCGGCACCCGCATGTTCCGCACCATGCCGGTCAGCGGACCGTTTACCTTTATTGTCATCAGTGATTCACAGGAAGGTCATAATTATACTGAGGAGAAACGGTTCAGGTACGTGGCAGATGCCGTAGCACTTGAGCCGGACGTGCTCTTTATCCTCCACGGGGGGGATTATGCCGGGCATGATAACGGGTCGTTATGGGGCAAATATTTCCAGGTGGCCGACGGGATGCTCGCGAATGCTGCCATCTTTCCCACCATCGGAAACCATGAATATCATAATGCCAGCGGGGGGGACAACCCACCTGCAGCAGCCGACCAGTTCCATCAGTCATATGAGATGCCCCTGAACTATTCCTTTGACTGTGCCGGGGTCAGGTTTATTATTCTTGATACTCCGGACCCAAAAACTGCTGATGGAGATGACCCGCAGACTTCCCTTTCCCTTGCAATGAGCCAGGAATCCTGGCTCAGGGAACAGCTGGACAATAATCTCGCAGGAACATTCACGATTCATCACCACCCAATCTGGGATTATTACAATACTACCAGTAATCCTCATCTTCAGTCATGGGAAACCCTGTACCATACCTATAATATCAGCGCAAATTTCGCTGGGCATACCCATAATTACCAGAGATATTCAGTCATGGGGATCCCCTATTTCATTGTCGGTAATGCCGGGGGCAGATTTGGGGACCTGACCAGTGGGGAACCCACTCCGGCAGAGTACCAGTTCGGAGAAACAAGGCAGCTCGGGTATCTTAAGGTCTTTGTTGATCCGGCAAATAATACGGCGACTGCACAGGAAATTTTTGTCGCTTCAGTAAAAGTGGACGATTCAAATGAGACACCAGAAGTTCACAACCCGCCGGTTGTTGCAGATTCAATCACATTCCCCCTGAAACGACCAGCCAGCCTTCCGGAAATGAATCCCACAGGAACCCCCCCTGCCGGAAGACCGGCCGGGTCTTCTCCCGGCATGCCTGTTGCTGTAATTATCATCGTCATGGCACTGGGAATCGGGATGGTCATCATACGGAAAATAGACTCCCGCTGA
- a CDS encoding TMEM175 family protein: MTDDPAISQRRIPLDRISVLIDSIYAFAMTLLVITINIPSKYEHAKEAAPVFAIIMADLPDLIHYFIAFILLAILWYFEHQRFRSLIGLDRPLLCLNMASLAFVCLLPFSTNVAGDYPFDHVGAILFEFNIFIIGLIALIQWVYIRNRCRNLVPGLSLSHISREILWSAVFPALSFIGIILALFHIPFTLSIYILVPFIMAFLFWGEPVRN, translated from the coding sequence ATGACAGATGACCCTGCTATCTCCCAGCGCCGCATTCCGCTCGACCGCATCAGTGTCCTGATCGATTCGATCTACGCGTTTGCCATGACCCTGCTCGTCATTACGATCAATATACCCTCAAAGTACGAGCATGCCAAAGAAGCCGCTCCGGTTTTTGCAATCATCATGGCAGACCTTCCGGACCTGATCCATTACTTCATCGCCTTCATCCTCCTTGCCATCCTCTGGTATTTCGAGCACCAGCGGTTCCGATCTCTTATCGGTCTCGATCGCCCGCTCCTCTGCCTCAACATGGCCAGTCTCGCGTTCGTCTGTCTTCTCCCGTTCTCAACAAATGTTGCCGGCGACTATCCTTTCGATCATGTCGGGGCAATCCTCTTTGAATTCAATATCTTCATTATCGGTCTGATTGCCCTTATCCAGTGGGTCTACATCCGGAACAGGTGCAGGAATCTTGTTCCTGGCCTGAGTCTTTCACATATCTCCCGCGAAATCCTCTGGTCCGCTGTCTTCCCCGCACTCTCGTTTATCGGGATTATACTTGCTCTCTTTCACATCCCGTTCACTCTCAGCATCTATATCCTCGTCCCGTTCATCATGGCCTTCCTTTTCTGGGGAGAACCCGTCAGGAATTAA
- a CDS encoding HEPN domain-containing protein, translated as MKGNKRSPDNPAEWISRAKSSLTLSSTKTHGVLYEDLCFQVQQAAEKALKAVFVARKIPYPYTHDINALLSGLEQHGIAIPEPLWLAVTLTSYASDTRYPGTTSPVTKEEYTVAVRLAHDVLLWAEGQVD; from the coding sequence ATGAAAGGAAATAAACGATCGCCTGATAACCCGGCAGAATGGATCTCCCGGGCAAAAAGTTCCCTTACCCTCTCCTCCACAAAAACGCACGGGGTTCTTTACGAAGATCTCTGCTTCCAGGTCCAGCAGGCAGCAGAAAAAGCGCTCAAGGCCGTTTTTGTTGCACGGAAAATCCCGTACCCGTACACTCATGATATCAACGCTCTCCTCTCGGGACTGGAACAGCATGGGATTGCAATTCCTGAACCGCTGTGGCTTGCGGTCACGCTTACTTCGTATGCTTCCGATACGCGGTACCCGGGAACCACGTCACCGGTAACCAAAGAGGAGTATACCGTGGCGGTCCGGCTCGCGCATGATGTTCTGTTGTGGGCGGAAGGACAGGTCGACTGA
- a CDS encoding Os1348 family NHLP clan protein, producing MATEKEMHELVGRAVMNVAFRKKLVADPKAAAKEAGITLTGEQLSVLKSAEGKGLAAVLEERLPKSPGPL from the coding sequence ATGGCAACCGAGAAAGAGATGCACGAACTGGTCGGACGGGCAGTGATGAATGTCGCGTTTCGCAAAAAACTGGTAGCCGATCCGAAAGCGGCAGCAAAAGAGGCCGGGATTACCCTGACCGGGGAGCAACTGTCAGTCCTGAAATCCGCAGAAGGCAAAGGACTCGCTGCTGTATTAGAAGAGCGGCTCCCGAAATCCCCCGGGCCCCTTTAG
- a CDS encoding Os1348 family NHLP clan protein, whose translation MATEKEMHELVGRAVMDVAFRRKLVADPKAAAKEAGILLTEEQLVVLKSAEGKGLAAVLEERLPKTIGYPIV comes from the coding sequence ATGGCAACCGAGAAAGAGATGCACGAACTGGTCGGACGGGCAGTGATGGATGTCGCGTTTCGCAGGAAACTGGTAGCCGATCCGAAAGCAGCCGCAAAAGAGGCAGGGATTCTACTGACAGAGGAGCAACTCGTAGTGTTGAAATCCGCAGAAGGCAAAGGACTCGCTGCCGTATTGGAAGAGCGGCTCCCGAAAACCATCGGGTATCCGATTGTGTGA
- a CDS encoding nucleotidyltransferase domain-containing protein — MGKSTGCIDENTVIRPAGRIPLTRKAPIRKTLKNDLSFKPMHLKKKLASSHISSFREDLHDPAMIRERRNEDTINIAEVKTSLSNPTKHKQVDMIHTTSPRQTEIEEIVNRIVDAAHPEQVLLFGSTARGTTGPHSDLDFLVIKAGRYNPRKVAGIIYQRMRGIARSMDLVIVTPKQLEECKNSPFSVVYPAVREGRVVYERK, encoded by the coding sequence CAACCGGGTGCATCGATGAGAATACGGTCATCAGACCGGCAGGCAGGATCCCGCTGACCAGAAAAGCCCCTATCCGAAAAACCCTCAAAAATGATCTCTCCTTTAAACCCATGCATCTGAAGAAAAAACTTGCATCGTCTCACATCAGTTCTTTCCGGGAAGATCTCCATGACCCCGCCATGATCAGGGAACGCCGGAACGAAGACACCATTAATATCGCAGAAGTAAAAACAAGTTTGAGTAATCCCACAAAGCACAAACAGGTGGATATGATACATACAACATCCCCCCGGCAGACCGAGATTGAGGAGATCGTCAACCGGATCGTAGATGCTGCACATCCTGAACAGGTCCTCCTCTTTGGTTCCACCGCGAGGGGTACGACCGGGCCACACAGTGACCTTGACTTTCTCGTGATAAAGGCCGGCAGGTACAACCCACGAAAAGTCGCGGGGATAATCTACCAGCGGATGCGGGGAATTGCCCGGTCGATGGATCTTGTCATCGTCACGCCAAAGCAACTCGAGGAATGTAAAAATTCCCCCTTCAGTGTCGTCTATCCCGCAGTACGGGAAGGCAGGGTCGTCTATGAAAGGAAATAA
- a CDS encoding RiPP maturation radical SAM C-methyltransferase, translating to MYAPFGAIDKPALGISLLKSALGRQGIASDIHYFNIRLAHELGVQLCDLIAKNMLPGLLVGEWLFAPSLTGENADADYAYVHEVLWGEYKDTFPPAVVREFLCIRERLPAFLDACVDNVDWSQYDWVGFSSSFEQHCASLALAKRIKSRFPDVHIIFGGSNCFGAMGDVLCRCFPFIDYVCTGEGDTAVPALVHASLHGATPPPVPGIIARAGGPHALSAGETARVDDLDALPYPDYSDYFEQLKLVEKPVGFTPSILMETSRGCWWGEKSPCTFCGLNSTDLIFRYKSSDRVLDELHYLSVHYGRNLSMVDNILAPHYFRTVLPKLAHQHDLSLFWEVKASLSREQVLLLAHAGVTKMQPGIESLSDSILRLICKGTTLVHNIQILKWGKESGILVLWNLLWGFPGEDPAEYAAMHQLIPKIVHLDPPAGYGHIRFDRFSRYRTDPGAYGITRLAPVRAYRYIYYSLAERDLNDLAVYFEAEYPDDSANYTRSLEAALKEWHSRSDATLDVFPSVQSIRIVDTRTTGKKEEYVFDGLAADVYLQCDAGKTIRELVDHTHVTEAEVTMILNQFVELGLMIHSGRQYLSLAVVRYGKTTVSSASD from the coding sequence GTGTACGCACCGTTTGGTGCAATTGACAAGCCTGCCCTTGGCATCTCATTGCTCAAGAGCGCCCTGGGACGACAGGGTATCGCCAGTGACATTCACTATTTCAATATCAGGCTCGCTCACGAGCTGGGGGTGCAACTCTGCGATCTGATTGCAAAAAACATGCTACCGGGTCTCCTTGTCGGGGAATGGCTTTTTGCCCCGTCGCTGACGGGTGAAAACGCAGATGCGGATTATGCATATGTGCACGAGGTTCTCTGGGGAGAATACAAAGATACGTTTCCACCCGCTGTTGTACGCGAATTCCTCTGTATTCGTGAACGTTTACCGGCGTTTCTGGATGCCTGCGTGGATAACGTAGACTGGTCGCAGTATGACTGGGTAGGGTTCAGCTCATCGTTTGAACAGCATTGCGCATCGCTTGCTCTCGCAAAGCGCATCAAATCCCGGTTTCCGGATGTACACATCATCTTTGGCGGTTCCAACTGTTTCGGGGCAATGGGCGATGTCTTATGCCGTTGTTTCCCTTTCATCGATTATGTTTGTACCGGCGAAGGAGACACAGCCGTTCCGGCGCTCGTGCACGCTTCTCTGCATGGTGCTACCCCGCCACCTGTTCCCGGCATCATTGCCCGCGCAGGAGGACCCCACGCCCTGTCGGCGGGTGAAACCGCCCGGGTGGATGATCTGGACGCTCTCCCCTATCCCGATTACTCGGATTATTTTGAGCAGTTGAAGCTCGTAGAGAAGCCAGTCGGTTTTACCCCAAGTATTCTGATGGAGACCTCACGGGGATGCTGGTGGGGGGAAAAATCCCCGTGTACTTTTTGTGGTTTAAATAGTACGGATCTGATCTTCCGGTACAAATCATCTGACCGCGTCCTGGATGAACTGCACTATTTATCCGTACATTACGGAAGGAATCTCAGTATGGTGGACAATATACTGGCACCTCACTATTTCCGGACCGTACTACCGAAACTTGCACACCAGCACGATCTCTCATTGTTCTGGGAGGTGAAAGCAAGCCTCAGCCGCGAACAGGTTCTGCTCCTGGCTCATGCAGGGGTTACAAAGATGCAGCCAGGCATTGAATCCTTGAGCGACAGTATTCTCCGGTTGATATGCAAGGGAACGACCCTTGTCCATAATATTCAGATCCTGAAATGGGGAAAAGAATCCGGCATTTTAGTCTTATGGAACCTGCTTTGGGGATTTCCTGGAGAAGATCCGGCCGAATATGCTGCAATGCACCAGCTTATCCCAAAGATCGTGCATCTGGATCCGCCAGCCGGGTATGGTCACATCCGTTTCGACCGTTTCAGCCGGTACCGGACAGATCCGGGCGCTTACGGGATTACCCGTCTGGCACCCGTGCGGGCGTACCGGTATATCTATTATTCCCTTGCCGAACGGGACTTAAACGATCTTGCTGTCTATTTTGAAGCAGAGTATCCCGACGACTCGGCGAACTATACGCGTAGTCTCGAAGCTGCCCTGAAAGAATGGCACTCCCGCAGCGATGCGACGCTGGATGTTTTCCCTTCCGTGCAATCCATTCGTATCGTGGACACACGCACGACCGGCAAAAAGGAAGAATATGTATTCGATGGACTCGCTGCGGATGTATATCTGCAATGCGATGCTGGAAAAACGATCCGCGAGCTGGTGGATCACACTCACGTGACCGAAGCTGAGGTCACGATGATCCTGAATCAGTTTGTAGAACTGGGGCTGATGATTCACTCAGGCAGGCAGTACTTAAGTCTTGCAGTCGTCCGCTACGGCAAAACCACAGTATCGTCCGCTTCCGATTAA
- a CDS encoding alpha/beta hydrolase — protein MTQDRVVTRIPVKIVPVDDVTLAYSELGSGDPVVFINGLGSTMDMWNPPVLEKISRHFRVIIFDNRGTGYSGGSETSFSIPVLAHDTATLMDALGISPASIIGFSMGASVAQELALSFPAKVTRLILVSGDCGGSESIKMQPEILTRLMDKSGTVQDIINRMFSLIFPSSWLALHDPLRYCPEVYEPVPGNEVVARQVDAFFTWTGSFSRLGEVCLPTLVVTGTDDVIVPPINSRIISGRIYGAELVEIPGAGHGLMYQFPGRFGDRVLEFLNR, from the coding sequence GTGACACAAGATCGTGTCGTGACCCGGATCCCGGTAAAGATCGTGCCTGTTGACGATGTGACGCTTGCGTACAGCGAACTTGGATCCGGGGATCCGGTTGTTTTCATCAACGGATTGGGGTCAACGATGGACATGTGGAACCCTCCCGTTCTTGAAAAAATCTCCCGGCATTTCCGGGTCATCATCTTTGATAACCGGGGTACAGGATATTCCGGCGGATCGGAGACATCGTTCTCCATCCCCGTACTTGCCCACGATACGGCAACGCTGATGGATGCTCTTGGCATCTCCCCGGCAAGTATCATCGGTTTTTCCATGGGAGCTTCTGTTGCACAGGAACTTGCGCTTAGTTTTCCGGCAAAAGTGACCCGGCTCATCCTGGTCTCCGGTGACTGCGGTGGATCCGAATCGATAAAGATGCAGCCGGAGATCTTAACCCGGCTCATGGATAAAAGCGGGACGGTGCAGGATATAATCAACCGGATGTTTTCCCTCATCTTCCCATCATCGTGGCTTGCTCTTCATGATCCTCTCCGCTATTGTCCGGAAGTATATGAGCCGGTGCCGGGAAATGAGGTTGTAGCACGCCAGGTAGATGCTTTCTTTACATGGACGGGATCATTCTCCCGCCTTGGGGAAGTTTGTCTTCCAACACTTGTTGTCACCGGGACCGATGATGTGATAGTCCCCCCTATAAATTCCCGTATCATCAGCGGGAGGATTTACGGTGCAGAGCTTGTCGAGATCCCCGGTGCCGGGCACGGGCTGATGTACCAGTTCCCGGGCCGGTTCGGTGACCGTGTGCTGGAATTTCTTAATCGCTGA